In Dysgonomonadaceae bacterium zrk40, one genomic interval encodes:
- a CDS encoding tetratricopeptide repeat protein: MHNRYTRQIFLILSFLLFCPIGSIATEVSLTQEERRKFDHFFYEALNAKAQGKYDEAMDLFRYCHALDSTNANVLVELGTFYNVLQEKDKALTYLQKAVTHDPSNYYYNMMLAGLSKELDRKQDVVDIYAAMHERYPDKQELLYELASAHADNGELQQAIDMLDQLEKSTGIIETVTMSKFRYYSMLEQKEEAFEEIEQIIEKNPSNPAYLVLMGDLYMEDNQSEKAWEYYERAYKVDSSFPALILSRINYYEKHNRKREAQEELETAITGSSMDAETKVQLLTRYLGILQQEQQDLSQANPLFESLFKQYPNYSRLRMIYGNVLMMQNDKKGAMKQFREYITEQPDDPAGYEQIIRIALPEEDMETLKSITEEGIKNIPQEPQFYFYLGAAHYQEENHEEALRVFKEGLEHAVIENPLLESDFYGQIGDLNFFLGRKEEAFENYEKALQLNPQNLPVLNNYSYYLSLDKRDLDKAEMMSGITIKAEPMNPTYLDTYGWILYEQGSYIMAKIYLEKAVEYSGENPSAEVLEHYGDLLHKTGEKEKAVEQWIRAKELGGDAETLERKIKNITNPTL, translated from the coding sequence ATGCACAACAGATATACGAGACAAATTTTTCTGATACTGTCGTTCTTGCTCTTCTGCCCAATCGGCTCCATTGCCACTGAAGTGTCACTTACGCAGGAAGAGAGGCGGAAATTTGATCATTTCTTTTACGAGGCATTGAACGCCAAGGCCCAGGGCAAGTACGACGAAGCGATGGATCTTTTTCGCTACTGCCATGCCCTCGACTCCACCAATGCCAATGTCCTGGTGGAACTGGGTACTTTTTACAATGTCTTGCAGGAGAAAGACAAAGCACTCACATACCTGCAGAAAGCAGTCACTCATGATCCCTCGAACTACTATTACAACATGATGCTGGCAGGGCTCAGCAAGGAACTGGACCGTAAGCAGGATGTGGTTGATATCTATGCCGCGATGCATGAACGCTACCCCGACAAGCAGGAGTTGCTCTACGAGTTGGCGTCGGCACATGCCGACAATGGCGAACTACAGCAGGCAATCGATATGCTGGACCAGCTGGAGAAAAGCACCGGCATCATCGAGACGGTTACCATGAGCAAGTTTCGATACTACTCGATGTTGGAACAAAAGGAGGAAGCATTTGAAGAGATAGAGCAGATTATCGAAAAGAATCCCTCCAACCCCGCCTATCTGGTACTAATGGGAGATCTCTACATGGAGGACAATCAGTCTGAAAAAGCATGGGAATATTATGAACGGGCTTACAAGGTTGACTCTTCATTTCCGGCACTCATTCTTTCCAGGATCAACTATTACGAAAAGCACAACCGAAAAAGGGAGGCACAAGAGGAGCTGGAAACGGCAATCACCGGCAGTTCAATGGATGCAGAAACGAAGGTACAACTGCTTACCCGGTATCTTGGTATCCTTCAGCAGGAGCAACAGGATTTGTCCCAGGCCAATCCTCTTTTCGAGTCTCTCTTCAAGCAATATCCCAACTATTCGCGCCTGAGGATGATTTACGGAAATGTCCTGATGATGCAGAATGATAAAAAAGGGGCTATGAAGCAGTTTCGGGAATATATCACTGAGCAACCGGACGATCCGGCCGGATATGAGCAGATCATACGCATCGCTTTACCCGAGGAGGATATGGAGACGCTCAAATCAATCACCGAGGAGGGAATCAAAAATATTCCACAAGAGCCTCAGTTCTATTTTTACCTTGGTGCGGCCCATTATCAGGAAGAAAACCATGAAGAGGCCCTTCGTGTTTTCAAAGAGGGGCTGGAACATGCTGTGATTGAGAATCCCCTGCTTGAGTCAGACTTTTATGGACAAATAGGTGATCTCAATTTTTTTCTTGGACGCAAGGAGGAGGCATTTGAGAACTATGAGAAAGCACTGCAACTCAACCCGCAGAATCTGCCGGTGTTGAACAATTACAGTTACTACCTCTCGCTCGACAAGAGGGATCTCGACAAAGCGGAGATGATGAGTGGCATCACCATCAAAGCCGAACCGATGAATCCCACCTATCTGGATACCTACGGATGGATTCTATACGAACAGGGATCCTACATCATGGCGAAAATTTACCTTGAGAAAGCTGTTGAATACAGCGGGGAGAACCCCTCAGCCGAAGTGCTTGAACATTATGGTGACCTGCTGCATAAAACCGGAGAGAAAGAAAAAGCGGTTGAGCAGTGGATCAGAGCCAAGGAGCTGGGAGGCGATGCTGAAACGCTGGAACGAAAAATCAAGAATATAACCAACCCAACACTATGA
- a CDS encoding DUF4292 domain-containing protein: protein MKRSTKRILFLCFLSATLLLTACKSRQQYIYSTTPVEDKEYNELFHDIIESEFSFQTFAAKMNMNLTTGKRSLSSKANIRIVKDNALQISIQPLFGVEMFRLYINPDTLILLDRMNKRYVMEPIAELKAQYPVGFDFYTMQSVFTNALFISGKNEVELADYRKFNFTRTSDHNYYLTAKDKTSGIDYAFTVNGDDRITFTHLLQPEGSHSLQWGYNNFALLNEISFPHKMNISLSSNSKKVDAELLFSDVVTNLPIELTKSVPNGYSRTTIGEIMKILATN from the coding sequence ATGAAACGTTCGACCAAGAGGATCCTTTTTTTATGTTTCTTATCGGCCACTCTCTTGTTGACAGCCTGTAAATCGCGCCAACAATATATCTATTCAACCACACCGGTTGAAGATAAAGAATACAATGAATTGTTTCATGACATCATTGAGAGTGAATTCTCCTTCCAGACATTCGCTGCCAAAATGAATATGAACCTGACCACCGGTAAACGATCTCTCAGCTCCAAGGCCAATATCCGGATTGTGAAGGATAATGCTTTGCAGATTTCAATACAACCGTTGTTCGGTGTAGAGATGTTTCGTCTCTACATCAATCCTGATACCCTGATTTTACTCGACAGAATGAACAAGCGTTATGTGATGGAGCCAATCGCCGAACTAAAAGCGCAATATCCGGTAGGGTTCGATTTTTATACCATGCAGTCAGTATTCACAAATGCGTTGTTTATCTCGGGCAAAAACGAGGTCGAGCTTGCTGACTACAGGAAGTTCAACTTTACACGCACCTCAGACCACAACTATTACCTCACGGCAAAAGATAAAACCTCGGGCATCGATTATGCTTTCACCGTGAACGGTGACGATCGGATCACCTTCACCCATTTGTTGCAACCGGAAGGTAGTCATTCACTTCAGTGGGGATACAATAATTTCGCACTACTGAATGAGATTAGTTTTCCGCACAAGATGAATATCTCACTCAGTTCAAACAGTAAGAAAGTAGATGCGGAGTTGCTTTTTTCAGATGTGGTGACCAATCTGCCGATTGAACTCACAAAAAGTGTACCGAATGGTTATTCCAGAACTACTATTGGTGAGATCATGAAAATCCTCGCTACAAATTGA
- a CDS encoding peptidoglycan DD-metalloendopeptidase family protein, translated as MRKTVVLLSFFLLLSSSLLAQTPQIERLQQQQQALQEEIRNANRLYLDVKKQTSTILDRINLINKQINSRKELISVQREEVAALRREETRLEEEIQRLNKELVETQDKYANAIRGMLRHNVSQNKLLFILSGRSFGESIRRMQYLKDYSRWQQSQAEEIKKQNRAIADRKELLTKARADREKALTTLEQEQQKLQKEEQSRQQEITAARGKEQELQKTLQQKQRRVNQLNAQIEQLIAEEVARQEREAEARRRAEQEALRKKAAAEAERAARRSKDESKEEAATKEEAATREEPVPKKEAAPEKPAETGPRIEAGGSATTETFRLSKNFAANKGKLPMPVTGTASIVGGFGAKKHSEWNVTTNSNGVDIQAQKGASIRSVFDGEVSKVFSFPGSNTCVIVRHGEYYTFYANIYDLFVKQGDRVKTGQSLGRIYADPDTGIATMHFQLWQKTTKLNPSPWLSR; from the coding sequence ATGAGAAAAACGGTTGTTCTGTTATCTTTCTTCCTCCTCTTGTCAAGCAGTCTGTTGGCGCAAACCCCTCAGATTGAGCGCTTGCAGCAACAACAGCAGGCCCTGCAGGAGGAGATACGCAATGCCAACCGTCTCTATCTCGATGTGAAGAAACAGACCAGCACCATCTTGGACCGAATCAATCTGATCAATAAACAGATCAATTCCCGGAAGGAACTGATAAGCGTACAGCGTGAAGAGGTGGCTGCATTGCGTAGGGAGGAGACAAGGCTGGAAGAGGAGATTCAACGACTCAACAAGGAGCTGGTTGAGACACAGGACAAATATGCCAATGCGATCCGTGGAATGTTACGCCACAATGTAAGCCAGAACAAACTGCTTTTTATCCTTTCGGGCCGCTCGTTTGGGGAATCGATACGCAGGATGCAATATCTGAAAGATTATTCCCGCTGGCAACAGTCGCAGGCTGAAGAGATCAAAAAACAAAACCGTGCGATAGCCGATAGGAAAGAGCTGCTTACCAAAGCAAGGGCAGACCGGGAGAAGGCGCTCACAACCCTCGAGCAGGAGCAACAGAAACTGCAAAAGGAGGAGCAGTCAAGACAGCAGGAGATCACTGCTGCAAGGGGTAAAGAGCAAGAACTGCAGAAGACGTTGCAGCAGAAACAGCGGCGGGTGAACCAACTGAATGCTCAGATTGAACAGTTAATCGCTGAGGAGGTAGCGCGTCAGGAGCGTGAGGCGGAAGCGCGCCGCAGGGCAGAGCAGGAGGCTTTACGCAAGAAAGCAGCGGCGGAGGCTGAACGGGCAGCACGCCGCAGTAAGGATGAAAGCAAAGAGGAGGCCGCAACCAAGGAGGAAGCTGCAACCAGGGAAGAGCCTGTTCCCAAGAAGGAGGCAGCACCGGAGAAACCTGCAGAGACCGGTCCCAGGATAGAGGCGGGGGGCAGTGCCACTACCGAGACTTTCCGGCTTTCCAAGAATTTTGCTGCCAACAAAGGGAAGCTGCCCATGCCGGTGACGGGAACTGCCTCCATCGTTGGCGGATTCGGTGCCAAGAAGCACAGTGAGTGGAATGTGACCACCAACAGCAATGGTGTCGATATCCAGGCGCAGAAGGGAGCCAGTATCCGTTCAGTGTTCGACGGTGAGGTGTCGAAGGTGTTCTCATTCCCCGGTTCAAACACCTGTGTCATAGTGCGTCATGGTGAATATTACACTTTCTATGCCAACATCTACGATCTCTTTGTGAAACAGGGTGACAGGGTGAAAACAGGCCAGTCGCTGGGACGCATCTATGCCGATCCTGATACCGGCATTGCCACCATGCATTTCCAGTTGTGGCAAAAGACCACCAAGCTCAATCCTTCTCCCTGGCTCAGCAGATAA
- a CDS encoding MFS transporter: MSLKLRLIIMNFLQFAVWGAYLTSMSRYLGPAGMGAHIGIFYSVQGLVSIFMPAIMGIIADRWVPAQKLLGASHLLAAIFMISAGIYGLQAGPDVSFSILFTLYTLSVAFYMPTLALSNSVAYTILERGGMDTVKAFPPIRVFGTVGFIFTMWFVDLVGYQTSSMQFVVSAVIGLMLGLYSFTLPNCPISTDTTDKTLAQALGLDAFKLFKQRKMALFFIFSMLLGVSLQITNGFANPFIASFEANPIFADTFGVQHSNMLISLSQISEALCILLIPFFLRRYGIKRVMIIAMLAWVMRFGFFGLGNPGSGVWLLVLSMLVYGVAFDFFNVSGSLFVDKETPHHIRSSAQGMFMLMTNGIGATIGTLGAQWVVNQFTSWQEVMVGGETKSLMLGEWSSVWFIFAGYALLVTIFFAILFRYKHERTHS, from the coding sequence ATGTCACTCAAGCTTCGACTCATCATCATGAACTTCCTCCAGTTTGCCGTCTGGGGGGCCTATCTCACTTCGATGTCCCGTTATCTGGGGCCTGCCGGTATGGGGGCACACATCGGCATCTTCTATTCCGTACAGGGACTCGTTTCCATTTTCATGCCGGCCATCATGGGCATCATCGCCGACCGTTGGGTGCCGGCACAGAAGCTGCTGGGTGCATCGCACTTGCTGGCCGCAATCTTCATGATATCTGCAGGCATTTATGGTCTGCAAGCCGGGCCCGATGTCTCATTCTCCATCCTCTTCACACTCTACACGTTGAGTGTCGCTTTTTACATGCCCACGCTGGCACTCTCCAACTCTGTAGCCTACACCATCCTGGAGCGGGGTGGCATGGATACGGTCAAGGCATTTCCTCCCATTCGCGTATTTGGCACCGTGGGATTTATCTTCACCATGTGGTTTGTCGATCTTGTGGGCTACCAGACTTCATCGATGCAGTTCGTGGTGAGTGCCGTAATCGGCCTGATGCTGGGACTCTACTCCTTTACCCTTCCCAATTGCCCAATCAGTACCGACACCACAGACAAGACACTGGCCCAGGCGCTTGGCCTGGATGCCTTCAAGCTGTTCAAACAGCGTAAGATGGCACTTTTCTTCATCTTCTCCATGTTGCTGGGTGTATCCCTGCAGATCACCAACGGTTTTGCCAATCCCTTTATCGCCAGTTTCGAGGCAAACCCAATTTTTGCCGATACCTTCGGTGTGCAACATTCAAACATGCTGATCTCCCTGTCACAGATATCAGAAGCACTCTGCATTCTGTTGATCCCATTTTTCCTGCGGCGTTATGGCATCAAACGGGTGATGATCATTGCCATGCTGGCCTGGGTGATGCGCTTCGGATTCTTCGGACTGGGTAATCCCGGTAGTGGTGTCTGGCTCCTTGTGTTATCCATGCTGGTTTACGGTGTTGCTTTCGATTTTTTCAATGTCTCCGGCTCGCTCTTTGTGGATAAGGAAACCCCTCACCACATCCGTTCCAGCGCACAGGGAATGTTCATGCTGATGACCAATGGCATCGGTGCCACCATCGGCACGCTTGGGGCCCAATGGGTCGTGAATCAGTTTACTTCCTGGCAGGAGGTGATGGTGGGAGGTGAAACTAAATCGCTGATGCTGGGCGAGTGGTCCTCTGTCTGGTTTATCTTCGCAGGCTATGCCTTGCTGGTTACCATCTTCTTTGCCATACTCTTCCGTTACAAACACGAACGAACTCATTCATAA